From a single Lolium rigidum isolate FL_2022 chromosome 7, APGP_CSIRO_Lrig_0.1, whole genome shotgun sequence genomic region:
- the LOC124673157 gene encoding glycine-rich protein 5-like, translated as MAVSTSSSSAFLFLTLLCFATTLPSLANARHFPRKDGSAINSVGIKFSWPFSRDGAGSGHGSGDGHGFGWAVSRNGSATTIGLGGGIGGGVGSTRDGDGSSAGGGVGVGVGIDVGKDGIDVGVGVGGGGAASEQNHNGGVSVGLGGGAGIGFHIGKGGVSVTVTHGTGGGGGDGGSDGASGGGSGVGRAGNAVGSGQGSGNASGGTGSGSGGGSGSAPGATGGGGGGGMGGSSGHP; from the coding sequence ATGGCTGTCTCTACCAGTAGCTCCAGTGCCTTCCTCTTCCTCACTCTACTCTGTTTTGCTACCACTCTCCCATCACTTGCCAACGCGAGGCATTTCCCTCGGAAGGATGGCAGCGCCATCAACAGCGTCGGCATCAAATTCTCCTGGCCGTTCTCAAGGGACGGTGCCGGCAGCGGCCATGGCTCCGGCGACGGCCACGGGTTCGGCTGGGCCGTGTCGCGCAACGGGTCTGCCACGACGATCGGGCTCGGCGGCGGCATCGGGGGCGGTGTAGGAAGTACCCGTGACGGAGACGGGAGCAGTGCCGGTGGTGGCGTCGGCGTCGGGGTCGGCATCGACGTGGGGAAGGACGGGATCGACGTGGGCGTTGGCGTCGGGGGAGGCGGCGCCGCGAGCGAGCAGAACCACAACGGCGGTGTCAGTGTGGGTCTTGGTGGTGGAGCGGGGATAGGGTTCCATATCGGCAAAGGAGGTGTCAGCGTCACGGTGACACACGGtactggtggaggtggaggcgacggcggcaGTGACGGTGCTTCAGGTGGAGGCAGCGGGGTTGGACGGGCAGGCAACGCTGTGGGGAGCGGCCAGGGTTCCGGAAACGCGAGCGGCGGCACGGGGAGTGGCAGCGGAGGCGGATCCGGCTCCGCGCCAGGAGcaaccggtggtggtggtggcggcggcatggGTGGGAGCAGCGGCCACCCGTGA